One stretch of Oncorhynchus clarkii lewisi isolate Uvic-CL-2024 chromosome 3, UVic_Ocla_1.0, whole genome shotgun sequence DNA includes these proteins:
- the LOC139398310 gene encoding cell division cycle-associated protein 7-like isoform X1: MSPSRSRQAPQPPSTRMSLRSFRNVPMETSSSSSDESCDSFGSDGGFANTKSSFREAKKVAERAMVFEASSEEESLTGFENAFSSKMSAMTVDSDSEESLGPRRKGRRSQTLKVAMKFPTRRATQKTTAAEPSKQPKKESDSKEGGNFMDKRALNIKENKAMLAKLMAELNKIPGFPRRSSLPMMNTPRRAPRQSLGASGPRRKNPERTSRPHTRSRTLVDGPPSPPPEEEEDKFNLVRRSRYYEEVDEAKAPHRRNYSSGLAIPHVVRPVEDISQMELDLIANNVREKVYNSSTGSTCHQCRQKTIDTKTNCRNPECVGVRGQFCGPCLRNRYGEEVRDALLDPEWECPTCRGICNCSFCRAREGRCATGVLVYLAKYHGYDNAHAYLKSLKKEMDESQ, from the exons ATGAGTCCATCTCGCTCTAGG CAGGCCCCCCAGCCTCCTTCCACCAGGATGAGTTTGCGGAGCTTCCGTAACGTGCCCATGGagacatcctcttcctcctcagatGAGAGCTGTGATAGTTTTGGCTCGGACGGTGGCTTTGCCAACACG AAAAGTAGCTTCAGAGAAGCTAAGAAGGTGGCGGAGAGAGCCATGGTGTTTGAGGCTAGCTCGGAGGAAGAGTCTCTCACTGGGTTCGAGAATGCTTTCAGCAGTAAAATGAGTGCCATG ACAGTGGACTCTGACTCGGAGGAGTCGTTGGGGCCTCGGCGGAAGGGCCGTCGGTCCCAGACCCTGAAGGTGGCCATGAAGTTCCCCACCAGGAGGGCCACCCAGAAGACTACTGCAGCAGAGCCCTCTAAACAGCCCAAAAAAGAGTCTGACTCCAAGGAGGGAGGCAACTTCATGGACAAGAGAGCGCTTAACATTAAGGAGAACAAAGCAATG CTTGCAAAGCTGATGGCAGAACTCAACAAAATACCTGGCTTCCCCAGAAGATCATCCCTGCCTATGATGAATACG CCTCGCCGTGCCCCTCGCCAGTCTCTGGGAGCCTCAGGACCCCGTAGGAAGAACCCTGAACGCACCTCTCGGCCCCACACTCGCTCCCGCACCCTGGTGGACGGCCCCCCCAGCCCTCctccagaggaagaggaggacaagtTCAACCTGGTGCGCAGGAGCCGCTACTATGAGGAGGTGGATGAGGCG AAGGCGCCTCATCGGCGTAACTACAGCTCGGGGCTAGCTATTCCTCATGTGGTGCGGCCTGTGGAGGACATCTCCCAGATGGAGCTGGATCTGATCGCCAACAATGTGCGGGAGAAGGTGTACAACAGCTCCACT GGATCCACTTGCCACCAGTGCCGCCAGAAGACGATCGACACCAAGACCAACTGTCGTAACCCGGAGTGTGTGGGGGTGAGGGGTCAGTTCTGTGGCCCATGTCTCCGTAACCGCTATGGAGAGGAGGTCCGAGATGCCCTGCTGGATCCT GAGTGGGAGTGTCCGACATGCAGAGGGATCTGCAACTGCAGCTTCTGTAGAGCCAGAGAGGGTCGCTGTGCCACTGGAGTCCTGGTCTACCTGGCTAAATACCACGGCTATGACAACGCCCATGCCTACTTAAAAAG ccTTAAAAAGGAAATGGACGAGAGCCAGTAA
- the LOC139398310 gene encoding cell division cycle-associated protein 7-like isoform X2 translates to MSPSRSRAPQPPSTRMSLRSFRNVPMETSSSSSDESCDSFGSDGGFANTKSSFREAKKVAERAMVFEASSEEESLTGFENAFSSKMSAMTVDSDSEESLGPRRKGRRSQTLKVAMKFPTRRATQKTTAAEPSKQPKKESDSKEGGNFMDKRALNIKENKAMLAKLMAELNKIPGFPRRSSLPMMNTPRRAPRQSLGASGPRRKNPERTSRPHTRSRTLVDGPPSPPPEEEEDKFNLVRRSRYYEEVDEAKAPHRRNYSSGLAIPHVVRPVEDISQMELDLIANNVREKVYNSSTGSTCHQCRQKTIDTKTNCRNPECVGVRGQFCGPCLRNRYGEEVRDALLDPEWECPTCRGICNCSFCRAREGRCATGVLVYLAKYHGYDNAHAYLKSLKKEMDESQ, encoded by the exons ATGAGTCCATCTCGCTCTAGG GCCCCCCAGCCTCCTTCCACCAGGATGAGTTTGCGGAGCTTCCGTAACGTGCCCATGGagacatcctcttcctcctcagatGAGAGCTGTGATAGTTTTGGCTCGGACGGTGGCTTTGCCAACACG AAAAGTAGCTTCAGAGAAGCTAAGAAGGTGGCGGAGAGAGCCATGGTGTTTGAGGCTAGCTCGGAGGAAGAGTCTCTCACTGGGTTCGAGAATGCTTTCAGCAGTAAAATGAGTGCCATG ACAGTGGACTCTGACTCGGAGGAGTCGTTGGGGCCTCGGCGGAAGGGCCGTCGGTCCCAGACCCTGAAGGTGGCCATGAAGTTCCCCACCAGGAGGGCCACCCAGAAGACTACTGCAGCAGAGCCCTCTAAACAGCCCAAAAAAGAGTCTGACTCCAAGGAGGGAGGCAACTTCATGGACAAGAGAGCGCTTAACATTAAGGAGAACAAAGCAATG CTTGCAAAGCTGATGGCAGAACTCAACAAAATACCTGGCTTCCCCAGAAGATCATCCCTGCCTATGATGAATACG CCTCGCCGTGCCCCTCGCCAGTCTCTGGGAGCCTCAGGACCCCGTAGGAAGAACCCTGAACGCACCTCTCGGCCCCACACTCGCTCCCGCACCCTGGTGGACGGCCCCCCCAGCCCTCctccagaggaagaggaggacaagtTCAACCTGGTGCGCAGGAGCCGCTACTATGAGGAGGTGGATGAGGCG AAGGCGCCTCATCGGCGTAACTACAGCTCGGGGCTAGCTATTCCTCATGTGGTGCGGCCTGTGGAGGACATCTCCCAGATGGAGCTGGATCTGATCGCCAACAATGTGCGGGAGAAGGTGTACAACAGCTCCACT GGATCCACTTGCCACCAGTGCCGCCAGAAGACGATCGACACCAAGACCAACTGTCGTAACCCGGAGTGTGTGGGGGTGAGGGGTCAGTTCTGTGGCCCATGTCTCCGTAACCGCTATGGAGAGGAGGTCCGAGATGCCCTGCTGGATCCT GAGTGGGAGTGTCCGACATGCAGAGGGATCTGCAACTGCAGCTTCTGTAGAGCCAGAGAGGGTCGCTGTGCCACTGGAGTCCTGGTCTACCTGGCTAAATACCACGGCTATGACAACGCCCATGCCTACTTAAAAAG ccTTAAAAAGGAAATGGACGAGAGCCAGTAA